One Candidatus Methylomirabilota bacterium DNA window includes the following coding sequences:
- a CDS encoding TRL domain-containing protein, whose translation MAGCGLLYTNVHAPRAYRSATPSDVKAATADRTVSGQGCYQSLLFLVAWGDASYAAATRDALGADTDAILYDVKADVKATSVAFGLYARVCTVVTGRVGRP comes from the coding sequence GTGGCGGGCTGCGGGCTGCTCTACACCAACGTGCACGCGCCCCGCGCCTACCGCTCGGCGACCCCGAGCGACGTCAAGGCCGCCACCGCGGACCGCACGGTGTCCGGGCAGGGGTGCTACCAGAGTCTCCTCTTCCTCGTCGCCTGGGGCGACGCGAGCTACGCAGCCGCCACGCGGGACGCGCTCGGGGCCGACACCGACGCCATTCTGTACGACGTCAAGGCCGACGTGAAGGCCACCAGCGTGGCCTTCGGCCTCTATGCCCGGGTCTGCACGGTCGTGACGGGTCGGGTCGGGCGGCCGTGA